The Arachis hypogaea cultivar Tifrunner chromosome 19, arahy.Tifrunner.gnm2.J5K5, whole genome shotgun sequence genome has a window encoding:
- the LOC112777607 gene encoding uncharacterized protein — MDGTEDDDLRYPSNPYGVNHQGYGYLSHRRLPVRTSQYIQPVANDFVEHNDNANDNEEEKEDEEDEDEEQIIEEDHDDGDDVDSQRNAVPNNVEEGDDEDRDGDEIGGNNDDGEEEDDEEDEEDDDDAKPKIYSMKVDDDMEWHPKKRKLKSLISAYEFAPRVPAPSAAAPSTPKPSSGGRNSLTDWTERETFVLLDAWGDKFLQHGRKSLRSEEWQEVGEKVSKVSKIERKDAQCRNRLDTLKKKYKKEKAKSEKMGSGTCKWVYFQRMDKLMSSPAQQSGLSCGLDSGEYVFTNPRVYLNRANGFDQMRDSPGNSESFGEQGSNGHKHKKRRYARYSDYDASSFRLLANSIQKFGEIYEKIESSRRQQMVELEKMRMEFHKDLETQKRQILERIQSEISKLHQRDDDEEENDD, encoded by the coding sequence ATGGATGGAACTGAGGATGATGATCTAAGGTATCCCTCTAACCCATATGGTGTTAATCACCAGGGTTATGGCTATCTGAGTCATAGGAGACTTCCGGTTCGGACTTCACAGTATATTCAGCCAGTTGCAAATGATTTTGTGGAACATAATGACAATGCCAATGATaatgaggaggagaaggaggatgaagaagatgaagatgaagaacagataatagaagaagatcatgatgatggtgatgatgttGATTCCCAAAGGAATGCTGTCCCCAACaatgttgaggaaggtgatgatgaaGACAGGGATGGGGATGAAATTGGTGGTAACAATGATGATGGCGAGGAGGAGGATGATGAGGAGGAtgaggaagatgatgatgatgctaaGCCGAAAATATATAGCATGAAGGTTgatgatgatatggagtggcaCCCGAAAAAGCGAAAGCTGAAGAGTTTGATTTCAGCTTATGAATTTGCACCCCGGGTACCAGCGCCATCGGCTGCGGCTCCTTCAACCCCTAAACCATCTTCTGGTGGTAGGAACTCCCTTACTGATTGGACCGAGCGCGAGACTTTCGTTCTTCTTGATGCTTGGGGTGATAAGTTTCTTCAACATGGGAGGAAGAGTCTTCGGTCTGAGGAATGGCAAGAAGTTGGAGAGAAGGTATCAAAAGTTTCCAAGATTGAAAGGAAAGATGCTCAGTGTCGAAACCGGTTAGATACCTTGAAGAAGAAGTACAAGAAGGAGAAGGCTAAATCAGAGAAAATGGGTAGTGGAACTTGCAAGTGGGTTTATTTTCAGAGGATGGATAAGCTGATGTCCTCTCCAGCGCAGCAATCAGGTCTCTCATGCGGTTTGGACTCCGGAGAATATGTGTTTACGAATCCTCGAGTTTATTTGAACCGCGCAAATGGGTTTGATCAGATGAGGGATAGTCCTGGGAATTCTGAATCCTTTGGCGAACAAGGTTCAAATGGACATAAACATAAGAAAAGAAGGTATGCAAGGTACAGCGACTATGATGCATCCtcattcagattgcttgccaatTCCATTCAGAAATTCGGCGAGATATATGAGAAGATTGAGAGCAGTAGAAGGCAGCAGATGGTGGAACTGGAAAAGATGAGGATGGAGTTCCATAAGGATCTTGAAACACAAAAGAGGCAGATCCTAGAGAGAATTCAGAGTGAAATTTCAAAACTACATCAGagagatgatgatgaggaggagaatGATGACTAG
- the LOC112777606 gene encoding pentatricopeptide repeat-containing protein At1g03560, mitochondrial: MRSSSRILVKLLKRHSHTATSSSRFSTPPPHEVVEPFYDLSDVIVSASRDPPSPSPWLPQILSLLDGSPSMESNLTSFCNKFLITLSPNFVSHTLRSLTNQPLLATRFFHWAHSQPSYSHSLHSYVSLIETLSFSSSFDSTVFQNILQEFKCRKFKLTAAAVNSLLRSFAAVGMVEELLWMWRNMKEDGLEPNLYNFNSLMNGLINAGMVESAVRVFEAMREVNVRPDSVSYNTVIKGYCKVGKTRKALEMIREMEAGDDGGNVGPDKVSYMTVMQACYGEGDVDCCVRLYHEMKEKGLVVPPHAYSLVVCGLCRQGKVVEGLNVFEEMRRDSCGANKAVYTALIDGYAKTGNVDGAMRLFERMRQEGIKPDEVTYGAIVNGLCKGGRVEEALGYLEFCKENGVMVNAVFYSSLIDGLGKAGRVDEAEKLFYEMVDKGCPPDSYCYNALIDGWCKGGRIDEALTLFKRMEEDGCEQTVYTYTILISELFKVHRNEEALKLWDMMIDKGITPNVACFRALSIGLCLSGKVARACKILDELAPMGIVLETAYEDMINVLCKAGRVKEACKLADGIVDRGREIPGKVRTLMINALRKAGNADLAIRLMHSKIGIGYDRMRSVKKRVKFQTLIDS; this comes from the coding sequence ATGAGAAGCAGCAGCAGAATACTTGTAAAGCTCCTCAAACGACATTCACACACTGCCACGTCATCATCACGATTCTCCACTCCCCCTCCCCACGAAGTCGTCGAACCCTTCTACGACCTCTCAGACGTCATCGTTTCAGCCTCCCGTGACCCTCCTTCCCCATCCCCATGGCTCCCCCAAATCCTCTCCCTCCTCGACGGTTCCCCTTCCATGgaatccaacctcacctccttcTGCAACAAATTCCTTATCACTCTCTCCCCCAACTTCGTCTCCCACACCCTCCGCTCCCTCACCAACCAACCCCTCCTTGCCACGCGCTTCTTCCACTGGGCTCACTCTCAACCTAGCTACTCCCATTCCCTCCATTCCTACGTCTCTCTCATCGAAACCCTCTCCTTTTCTTCATCCTTCGATTCCACTGTGTTCCAGAACATTCTACAAGAATTCAAGTGCCGGAAGTTTAAATTAACTGCCGCCGCCGTTAACTCCTTGCTCAGGAGCTTTGCCGCAGTTGGCATGGTGGAGGAGCTGTTGTGGATGTGGCGGAACATGAAGGAGGATGGCCTTGAGCCGAATTTGTATAATTTCAATTCGTTGATGAACGGATTGATTAATGCCGGTATGGTGGAATCGGCGGTTAGGGTTTTCGAGGCGATGAGGGAGGTTAATGTGAGGCCGGATTCGGTTAGTTACAATACGGTTATTAAAGGGTATTGTAAGGTTGGGAAAACTAGGAAGGCCTTGGAGATGATTAGGGAGATGGAGGCTGGGGATGATGGTGGTAATGTGGGGCCGGATAAGGTTAGTTACATGACGGTTATGCAGGCGTGTTATGGCGAAGGGGATGTGGATTGTTGTGTGAGGCTTTACCATGAGATGAAGGAGAAGGGGTTGGTGGTTCCTCCACATGCTTATAGTTTGGTGGTGTGTGGGCTTTGCAGGCAAGGGAAGGTTGTTGAGGGTCTCAATGTGTTTGAAGAGATGAGAAGGGATAGTTGCGGAGCCAATAAGGCGGTGTACACGGCGTTGATCGATGGTTATGCAAAAACTGGGAATGTTGACGGGGCGATGAGGTTGTTTGAGAGGATGAGACAGGAGGGGATTAAACCGGATGAAGTTACTTATGGGGCGATTGTTAATGGTTTGTGTAAGGGTGGGAGAGTGGAGGAAGCTTTGGGTTATTTAGAGTTTTGTAAAGAGAATGGTGTCATGGTGAATGCAGTATTTTACTCGAGTTTGATTGATGGCCTTGGGAAGGCTGGGAGAGTTGATGAAGCCGAGAAGTTGTTTTATGAGATGGTTGATAAGGGGTGCCCCCCGGATTCTTATTGCTATAATGCACTTATCGATGGATGGTGTAAAGGTGGGAGGATTGATGAAGCATTGACACTGTTTAAACGGATGGAGGAGGACGGTTGCGAGCAGACTGTGTATACGTATACCATACTTATCAGTGAGCTTTTTAAAGTGCACCGGAATGAAGAGGCATTGAAATTATGGGACATGATGATAGATAAGGGCATAACACCAAATGTTGCTTGCTTTAGGGCTCTTTCAATTGGACTCTGTCTTTCGGGCAAGGTAGCGAGAGCTTGTAAGATCTTGGATGAGCTGGCACCCATGGGGATTGTTCTTGAAACAGCTTATGAAGACATGATTAATGTGTTGTGCAAAGCCGGCCGGGTGAAGGAAGCCTGCAAGTTAGCCGATGGGATTGTGGACAGAGGTAGAGAAATTCCTGGAAAAGTTAGAACATTGATGATCAATGCGTTGAGGAAGGCTGGTAATGCAGATTTGGCTATAAGGCTGATGCATAGCAAGATTGGTATTGGGTATGACCGGATGCGTAGTGTTAAAAAGAGAGTGAAGTTCCAAACCCTTATTGACAGCTGA
- the LOC112777414 gene encoding heat shock 70 kDa protein 15: MSVVGFDFGNESCIVAVARQRGIDVVLNDESKRETPAIVCFGDKQRFIGTAGAASTMMNPKNSVSQMKRLIGKKFSDPELQRDIKSLPFNVTEGPDGFPLIHARYMGEVKTFTPTQVFGMMLSNLKEIAQKNLNAAVVDCCIGIPVYFTDIQRRAVLDAATIAGLHPLRLFHETTATALAYGIYKTDLPENDQLNVAFVDIGHASMQVCIAGFKKGQLKVLAHSYDRSLGGRDFDEVLFHHFAEKFKTEYKIDVFQNARACLRLRAACEKLKKVLSANPEAPLNIECLMDEKDVRGFIKRDEFEQLSLPILERVKGPLEKALAEAALTIENVHMVEVVGSGSRVPAINKILTDFFKKEPRRTMNASECVAKGCALQCAILSPTFKVREFQVNESFPFAISLSWKGSGPDAQGNIGSDNQQSSLVFPKGNPIPSIKALTFYRPGTFSIDVQYSDVSELQTPAKISTYTIGPFQTTKTERAKVKVRVRLNLHGIVSIDSATLLEEEEVDVPVSKESAAENTKMDTDESPADGAAPPTSNDTDVNMQDAKANTDTTGPENGSPETGEKPVQIDTDTKAPKKKVKKANIPVAEVVYGAMEQVDLQKAVEKEFEMALQDRVMEETKDKKNAVEAYVYEMRNKLNDKYQDFVTAPEREDFTARLQQVEDWLYEDGEDETKGVYIAKLEELKKQGDPIEARYKEHTERGTVIDQLNYCINSYREAAMSSDPKFDHIDINEKQKVLNECVEAENWLREKTQQQESLPKYANPVLLSAEVRRKAEAVDRFCKPIMTKPKPAKPATPPAQATTPPQGGEQQQPQGGASANTNENSRNDGSDIPQESMETENKP, translated from the exons ATGAGCGTGGTGGGTTTTGATTTTGGCAATGAGAGCTGCATCGTTGCAGTTGCAAGGCAGAGGGGAATTGATGTTGTACTTAATGATGAGTCGAAGCGTGAAACACCTGCCATTGTGTGCTTTGGTGACAAGCAACGCTTTATTGGGACTGCTGGGGCTGCATCAACTATGATGAACCCCAAGAATTCTGTCTCACAGATGAAGAGACTCATTGGCAAAAAATTCTCTGATCCTGAATTGCAGCGGGATATCAAGTCTTTGCCTTTTAATGTCACAGAAGGCCCTGATGGATTCCCATTAATTCATGCACGCTACATGGGTGAAGTTAAAACATTTACACCTACTCAAGTATTTGGAATGATGCTGTCAAATCTTAAGGAAATAGCCCAGAAAAATCTCAATGCTGCTGTTGTTGATTGTTGCATTGGAATCCCGGTTTATTTTACTGATATTCAGAGGAGGGCTGTCTTGGATGCAGCCACTATTGCTGGTCTGCATCCGCTTCGCCTGTTCCATGAAACAACTGCAACTGCCTTGGCTTATGGGATTTACAAGACCGATCTTCCTGAGAATGATCAGCTGAATGTTGCTTTTGTCGACATTGGACATGCTAGCATGCAAGTGTGCATTGCTGGCTTCAAAAAGGGACAGCTGAAAGTATTGGCTCACTCCTATGACAGGTCTCTGGGTGGTAGGGATTTTGATGAGGTTCTGTTCCATCACTTTGCCGAAAAATTTAAGACGGAGTACAAAATTGATGTTTTCCAGAATGCCCGGGCTTGTTTGAGGCTTAGGGCTGCTTGTGAGAAGCTGAAGAAGGTGCTTAGTGCAAATCCCGAGGCACCTCTGAATATTGAATGCTTAATGGATGAGAAGGATGTCAGAGGCTTCATCAAGCGCGATGAGTTTGAGCAACTAAGTCTCCCAATTTTGGAACGTGTGAAGGGACCTTTGGAGAAGGCACTAGCTGAAGCAGCTCTTACAATTGAAAATGTTCACATGGTTGAGGTGGTTGGTTCAGGATCTCGTGTACCAgctataaataaaatattgacaGATTTCTTCAAAAAGGAGCCTAGACGAACAATGAATGCTAGTGAGTGTGTTGCTAAGGGTTGTGCCTTGCAATGTGCAATTCTTAGTCCAACTTTTAAAGTACGAGAGTTTCAG GTCAATGAAAGTTTTCCTTTTGCAATTTCCCTTTCATGGAAAGGTTCTGGACCAGATGCACAGGGAAATATTGGATCAGATAATCAGCAAAGTAGCCTTGTTTTCCCCAAGGGCAATCCCATTCCAAGTATTAAGGCATTGACATTCTACAGGCCAGGAACATTCTCTATTGATGTACAATATAGTGATGTGAGTGAACTGCAAACACCTGCCAAGATCAGTACATATACT ATTGGTCCGTTCCAAACTACAAAAACTGAAAGAGCAAAAGTTAAAGTGAGAGTTCGTTTGAATTTGCATGGAATCGTATCTATTGATTCAGCAACT CTATTGGAAGAGGAAGAAGTTGACGTTCCGGTTTCCAAAGAATCAGCTGCAGAAAACACCAAGATGGATACTGATGAATCCCCTGCTGATGGTGCTGCTCCTCCAACCTCCAATGACACTGATGTTAACATGCAAGATGCGAAGGCTAATACTGATACCACTGGGCCTGAAAATGGTAGCCCTGAGACTGGAGAAAAGCCTGTTCAAATTGACACCGATACTAAG GCTCCGAAGAAAAAGGTTAAGAAAGCAAATATTCCTGTAGCAGAGGTGGTTTATGGAGCTATGGAACAAGTGGATCTCCAGAAAGCTGTAGAGAAGGAGTTTGAAATGGCTTTGCAAGATCGCGTGATGGAAGAAACAAAAGACAAGAAAAATGCCGTTGAGGCTTATGTTTATGAAATGCGGAACAAG CTTAATGACAAATATCAAGATTTTGTCACTGCTCCAGAGAGGGAAGATTTTACTGCTAGACTTCAGCAGGTGGAAGACTGGCTATATGAGGATGGTGAAGACGAAACTAAAGGCGTATATATTGCGAAACTTGAAGAACTTAAAAAG CAAGGTGATCCTATTGAAGCTCGTTATAAAGAACACACGGAGAGGGGCACAGTAATTGATCAGCTCAACTATTGTATAAATAGTTACAGAGAAGCTGCAATGTCAAGTGATCCCAAATTTGATCACATTGACATCAATGAGAAGCAGAAG GTCCTAAATGAGTGTGTTGAGGCTGAAAACTGGCTTAGGGAGAAAACGCAACAGCAGGAATCACTCCCAAAATATGCCAACCCTGTACTCTTGTCTGCTGAAGTAAGAAGGAAAGCGGAAGCTGTTGACAG GTTCTGCAAGCCAATTATGACAAAGCCAAAACCAGCCAAGCCAGCTACTCCCCCAGCACAAGCAACAACCCCACCACAGGGTGGTGAGCAGCAGCAACCTCAGGGTGGTGCAAGTGCCAACACTAATGAGAATTCACGGAACGATGGTAGTGACATCCCACAAGAATCGATGGAGACCGAGAATAAACCATAG